In Panacibacter ginsenosidivorans, the following proteins share a genomic window:
- a CDS encoding sensor histidine kinase, which yields MYPEERRIIYAVLIAVIVLAALITFFVVSVIRYNRKRMSVQQEKTMTDILSLEKERARFAADLHDDLGGTLSAIKLKLQRLPMPDNDGAVLLTEVEQHIDDCMQKLREVAFSMMPRQLQRKGINEAIQEMIVRMNHDDSIKINLCSEALSLDKEKEIHIFRITQEILNNIWKHANATEITLELLDQDKKIVLHIADNGIGFDKNWVFKNSNGLGLHNIMARVEILGARIFLQSGKNIKGTDYFIEIPNNHEYNANHKNIDS from the coding sequence ATGTATCCCGAAGAAAGAAGAATTATTTATGCGGTACTTATTGCGGTAATTGTCCTGGCCGCATTGATTACTTTTTTTGTTGTATCTGTTATACGTTACAACAGGAAGAGGATGTCAGTACAGCAGGAAAAAACGATGACCGATATACTTTCACTTGAAAAAGAGCGGGCAAGATTTGCGGCGGATCTTCATGATGACCTGGGCGGAACCCTTTCAGCCATTAAACTTAAGTTGCAGCGGTTGCCTATGCCAGATAACGATGGCGCAGTGCTCCTGACGGAAGTAGAACAGCATATTGATGATTGCATGCAGAAATTGAGAGAAGTGGCATTTAGTATGATGCCACGACAGTTGCAGCGGAAAGGAATTAATGAGGCCATCCAGGAAATGATTGTCAGGATGAATCACGATGATAGCATTAAGATAAACCTGTGTAGCGAGGCTCTTTCGCTGGACAAAGAAAAAGAAATACATATTTTTCGCATAACCCAGGAAATATTGAATAATATCTGGAAACATGCGAATGCCACGGAGATCACTTTAGAGTTACTGGATCAGGATAAAAAAATTGTTCTGCATATAGCTGACAATGGAATAGGTTTTGATAAAAACTGGGTATTTAAGAATTCAAATGGATTGGGGTTACACAACATCATGGCAAGGGTAGAGATATTAGGGGCAAGAATATTCCTGCAATCCGGAAAGAATATAAAAGGTACCGACTATTTTATCGAAATTCCAAATAACCATGAATACAATGCCAACCATAAAAATATTGATAGCTGA
- a CDS encoding response regulator transcription factor — MPTIKILIADDHDLFRDGLKTLIKDESSVQFIGEACNGKQLIGLTRMLKPDIVITDLIMPETDGVQAIREIVDMNLDTKCIALSNFDSDALIMEALEGGASGYILKNSQRGEILDAIQKVYDGQNYFCKTTSAKFFRNIAKSKYTKKVKVNYDLFSEREKEIIKLICMEKTSDEISKILFMSSRTVEGCRARILKKMNVKSSLGVLIYALKNGLFSIE; from the coding sequence ATGCCAACCATAAAAATATTGATAGCTGACGACCATGACTTATTCAGAGATGGCCTGAAAACGCTTATCAAAGACGAATCTTCTGTTCAATTCATCGGTGAAGCCTGTAACGGAAAACAATTGATCGGCCTCACAAGGATGCTGAAACCAGACATTGTCATTACTGACCTTATAATGCCGGAGACAGATGGTGTGCAAGCTATTCGTGAGATTGTTGACATGAACCTTGACACCAAATGTATCGCGCTTTCCAACTTTGATTCTGACGCACTTATCATGGAAGCGCTGGAAGGAGGAGCTTCCGGTTATATCTTAAAAAATTCACAAAGAGGCGAAATTCTCGATGCTATACAAAAAGTGTATGATGGACAGAATTATTTCTGCAAAACAACATCAGCAAAATTTTTCAGAAATATTGCTAAAAGCAAATACACCAAAAAAGTCAAGGTTAATTACGACTTGTTTTCAGAAAGAGAAAAGGAAATAATTAAGCTGATTTGCATGGAAAAAACGAGTGATGAAATAAGTAAAATACTTTTCATGAGTTCCAGAACGGTTGAGGGTTGCCGCGCAAGGATACTTAAAAAAATGAATGTCAAATCATCCTTAGGTGTACTTATATATGCATTGAAAAACGGGTTATTTTCCATTGAATAA
- a CDS encoding Crp/Fnr family transcriptional regulator → MENLFTYLKSIHPLSAALQQHLSTVLKIKELSRKEYLLKRGRINKEICFIEKGLLRCFYLKKDKEVCSWFMKEGDVIISVESFFRQQVSNESIQALENCTLYYLTYSELQYIFHHYPEFNFVGRVLTEQYYTLSEQRLYSIRMQRASERYDYLLNNFPEIIQRVPSKYIASYLSITEETLSRIRSHH, encoded by the coding sequence ATGGAAAACTTGTTTACTTACCTGAAATCTATTCATCCGCTCTCAGCAGCATTGCAGCAACATCTCTCAACCGTTTTAAAAATAAAAGAGCTTTCACGTAAAGAATATTTGTTGAAACGAGGCCGCATCAATAAAGAAATTTGCTTTATAGAAAAAGGACTGCTCCGCTGTTTCTATCTAAAAAAAGATAAAGAAGTCTGTTCCTGGTTTATGAAGGAAGGAGATGTGATTATCTCGGTAGAAAGTTTCTTCAGACAGCAGGTAAGCAATGAGAGTATACAGGCTTTGGAAAATTGCACATTGTATTATTTAACTTACAGCGAACTGCAATATATTTTCCATCATTACCCTGAATTCAATTTTGTTGGCAGAGTACTAACCGAGCAATATTATACACTTAGCGAGCAAAGATTGTATTCAATACGAATGCAACGTGCATCGGAACGTTATGACTACCTGCTAAACAACTTCCCGGAGATTATACAAAGAGTTCCATCAAAATATATTGCTTCCTATTTAAGTATTACCGAAGAAACATTAAGCAGGATCAGGAGCCACCATTAA